The window TCTGGGTAGAACGATTAGAAGCTATACCTGTAGAAAACTTATGAAATTAGACAATAGGGAAGTATTTAAAACCTTAAATCCAAATAAGGTTTGGGTTCCTGTGTTTATTGGGATCGCCATAGTCTTTGCCATGTTTTACATGGATCCGACTGTAAATGCCCAAACTTTAAGGGGAGTTTTTGATGCTTCAATTTGGTCCATATTATTGGCAGTGGTTTTTATCGTCTTACGAGATGCCGGTTATGTTTTCCGAATCAGAGAAGTAACCAATAAACACTTGACTTGGACCAGGGCCATATATGTCATCATCTTGTGGGAATTTGCCTCTGCCGTGACACCGTCTATTGTTGGAGGAACGGCAGTAGCTGTATTTATCCTAAATAAAGAAGGCATCCCACTGGGGAAAGCTTTGGCCTTCACCATGCTTACCGCCATTATGGACAATTTATTTTTTGTCTTAGGGGCTCCCATCATTTTGTTTTTGGCCCAAGGCTATATTTTCCCTGAAAGCAGAGTGTTGGAAATGAGGTTGGGATCAAGTTTGGAATACCTGTTTTGGGGAAGTTACACCTTGTATACCATATATTCCGTATTGATGGCTTTGGCCTTATTTTATCGACCTAGGGTTTTTAAGTGGATAATGCTTAGGTTGTTTTCTATCAAATGGCTTCGAAAATGGAAGTACCAAGCCAATAATTATGGCGATCAAATCATTGAAGCTAGCAAGGAACTTAAAGGAAAAAATTTCAAATATTGGCTGATTATTATCCTAACGACCATCTTCATTTGGTCTTCAAGATACTTAATGCTCAATGCCCTTATTTCGGCCTTTGAAACACTTTCTGTCTTCCAACATGTGGTAGTTTTTGCAAGGCAAATCATTATGTGGATCGTGATGATGATCAGCCCAACCCCCGGAAGCAGTGGAACTGCAGAGTTTTTCTTTACACAGTTCTTCAACGAATTCCTTACCGGTTATACCTTTGTGACCAGTATACTTTGGCGGATGTTTTCTTATTATCCCTACCTATTATTGGGAGCCATCTTTTTACCAAGGTGGGTTAGGCAGGTGTTTTTTAAGAAAAAAAATGGAATAAAGTAAGCAAGAAAAGCTTTCTACATGGCGTCCAATACCATCACCCAATCGTGTCCTTTGCCACCCGTACTTGGTGCTGTGTAAGTAAATGATGGGGAACTGCTGACAATTCCGGCATCAAACCAAGCACCTGTCCGCGGATCATACCATGAGCATTTCAAGGTTTTGGATTTCAAAATGGAGGTGTTTAAGGTGACTTCTTTTCCTGTAGGAATATAAATCATCGCATAACTGCCCTCCTGATCTCTGGTAGCTATCACATAACTCTCATCATCTACTTGGGTATCAACCACCATAAGCTGATCCGGAACTCTGGTCAAATAAGGCCTACTCAACATCAGGTTTTTAAGGTGTTGAACTTGTGTGGCCATAGGGAGATCCAAGGCAACTTTCCAAGGGCGCAAGGGCAGATTGATTCCTTCCCTCTCCGCCGTAAACATCTGCCAGACTGCATGACAGCCATAGGACTGACCAAAAGCACCGGCAAAAACATTCCAATACATGATTCTGCGAATATCTTCCGGGATGCTGTGCCCTAATTCTTCCGGCTTAAAGCAATTGGGATGATCTTCATAAAGTGGCTCCCCATCAATAGTGGGCTTTATGGGTGCTAGATTATAATCGTGGTTGATTTTTTTATAGGTAGCTTGGGTCGGACAATGACCCGTTTGGTGCATATTAAAGTCCAACCACTCGTCATTATGAAACCAATTGCTTGATCCTCCCGGAGCTGAAGGCTGGGGGTGGAAAGTCATCAGGGTATTTTCAATGCCCCCGGTGCCACTAGCAATTCCTTTGGCCATGGCCCGCCAGAGTTCAACATCTGTGCTGTTCTCTCTTGGATTTCTATCACCACCTATAACCCATATCAAATTGGTGAAATCCTTGAATCTCTGCCCCATCCATCTACCAAAAACTTCCGCATTATCCACATTAAAAACCTCAGGCCCTACACCCCAGCCTTTCTTGAAAACTTTATCCCCCCAAGTAGGTAGCAAGGCAACATACATGTCTTTTGCTGCTGCTTTGTTCAATACTTTAGCGATATAATCAAAATATCGGGGATTGGGTTGGGTAGGGTCATTTTCAAATAAAGGAGTTTCTCCATAGGCATTTGGGCTGTTTAGGCCATCAATTTCTGCCAATGCTACTGCTTGTATTACATTGAACCCTTGTTCGGCCCGCTTGTTTAGGTAATAGTCTATTTCTTCATCATCACATCTGTGAAACAACTCCCAGGCTGTATCTGCCATCCAAAAAAAGGGCTTTCCATCTTCTTTTACAAGAAACCTTTGATTGTCAGACACTTTAATCCTAGGCAAAGAATTTTGAGAAAAACTTGAGCTAACAAGGATGAATACAAAATATAGAGTAGAGAATACTATTCGCATGGCGTATCAGGTTTATCTGTCGCCAAATTAAAAAAAATCCGTTAAGGCTGTGATTTTGAACCTAATGAATCATCAACAATTGTTAAAAAATCTTAAATTTTTCTATCCCTCTCAAACTCTGAGAGGGATAGAAAACAGATTAACTTTATTTTTCAAATGCATTAAAAAAGAAGCTTCCTTCAATTTCAGCATTTTCATCAGAGTCAGATCCATGAACGGCATTTGCCTCAATGGAGGTAGCGTATAATTTTCTAATGGTGCCTTCCTCTGCATCATCAGGATTGGTAGCACCTATTAATTTTCTAAAATCAGCAATGGCATTGTCTTTCTCTAAAATTGCGGCAATAATTGGTCCTGAAGACATATACTTACACAATGCGCTGTAAAAGGGCCTTTCTTCATGAACTTTGTAAAATTCTCCCGCCAATTCTTCATTCAGCTGGGTTTTCTTCAATGCAATGATTTTAAATCCTGCCTCTTCGATCATTTTTAAAATTGCTCCTGAATTTCCAGCACCGAAGGCATCAGGCTTGATCATGGTAAACGTTCTATTGGTAGCCATAAAATTTTATTTGGATTATTAGTTAAGGTTGTAAAATTAATCCTTTTAAGTTAAAGTGCGAAAGTTTAAAACAGATAATAAATAAAGTCTATCTTTCGATAAAATAGGAATTGGGAATTTCAGAAAATTATATGGAACTTTGTCATCTGTGTTTTTTAAATACGGTACTCAATTATTACACATGCAGAATATAAATCTATTTAAAGAACAGATTTCTTCAGCTTCGTCCAAAAAGATTATTATCACAACCCATCATAAACCTGACGCAGATGCGCTTGGATCTTCATTAGCTTTAGCCGGCTATTTAAATAAGAAAAATCACCAAGTGGATGTAATTACGCCGTCAGACTATCCTGTTTTCCTTCATTGGATGAAAGGGAATGATGAAGTGATAAATTATGAAGACCCTGAAAAGGTTGAGAAAGCTGAAAAATTGATTGCTGAGGCAGATATTATATTCTGCTTGGACTTCTGTTGTCTTAGTCGACTTCAAAAAATGGAAGACTCCGTGCGTCAATCCAAGGCTTATATTGTCAATATAGACCACCATCAGGAACCTGAGGACTTTGCGGATTTCAGCTTTTGCAGCACTGAAGCAGCAGCCACCTGTGAGTTATTGTATGACTTAATGGTAAAAGTAGGGGATAGAGATCTGATTGATAAGGACATCGCCGAATGCCTCTATTCGGGAATTATGACCGACACCGGAGGGTTCAGACATCCCAATACCACCAAAAATGTACATTTAGTAACAGCGGAATTAATTGATCTGGGAGCTGACAACTCCAAGATTGCTCGGCTAATATATGATACTTACTCAGTAAATCGACTAAAATTTTTAGGATTTGCCCTTACCAGAAGGTTGACTATTTTACCGGAATTTAACACTGCTTTTTTTGCTATTAGTAAAAAGGACCTGAGGAAATACCAATCCCAAACCGGAGATACGGAAGGTCTGGTAAATTATGCCCTTTCTTTGGACGGAATTAAAATTGCAGCCTTATTTACAGAAAGGAAAGATGGAGTTAAAATCTCTTTTCGCTCTGCTGAAGACGTATCTGTAAATAAATTTGCAGCAAAATACTTTAATGGAGGAGGGCATAAAAATGCTTCCGGGGGTATTTCAGATGTAAATTTAGAGCAAACCGTAGATCGGTTTAAAGAATTAATAAAAGAAAACAAACAAATCTTATTTAATCAATTAGAATTAGTCGATGAAAAAAATCAATAATTTAGTTTTTGGTGCCTTGGTGTTGGCATCTAGTTCCCTGTTGTACTCTTGTGAGAAGACAGAAACAACCTCAGACGGAATTGAATACCGTTATGTATCAAAAGGTGACAAAGCAACCAAAGATGGTGAATTTGTCGTTTATCATTTTACTGCCAAAACGGGAAGTGACTCCTTGTTTATCTCTAGTTACGATCAACCAATGCCTCCTTATTTGCAGCACATAGATACTGCAACAGCCAGAACAGGTGTTGATGAGATTTTTTTAAACCTCAACAATGGTGACAGTATCGTAATTACTTCAACTGCCGAAAAAATCTTCACCCCTGAAGGTGTACCTCCTTTCTTGGAAAATGACGAAACAGTAACCATACAGATAGGTGTAGTAAATGTATTGGAAGAAGAAGTATTCCAAGATTACTTCAATGACTTGGCAGCTGAAGGACAAAGAAAACAGGCTGAAGAAGCTAAAGTTCAGTTGGAAGATGATATCCAATCCATTGAAAGCTATATTTCTGAAAATAATTTGGACGCTGACAAGACAGAATCAGGTGTTTATTACGTCATAGAGAAAGAAGGCTCAGGCGCCCAAATAGAACAAGGAGACGAAATCTCTGTAAACTATACCGGTTATGTGCTAGACGGTACGGTATTCGATACCAGTATTGAAAGCAAAGCCAAAGATGCAGGAACCTATACAGAAGGAAGACCTTATGAACCGTTTACTTTCAGTGTAGGCCAAGGTATGGTAATTCCGGGTTGGGATGAAGGTCTTCAATTGTTAAAAAAGGGTTCAAAAGCAAAATTATTGATTCCTTCTCCACTAGCCTATGGGCCTAGCCAAAGAGGAGCAGTAATTGTACCTAACTCTATTTTAATATTTGACGTGGAAGTTACTGACGTAAAAAAGCAGTAACTTATTAAATAACTGCTTTTGTAACTATTATTATATACATACCTACCATGATTAGAAATATTAAGTATTTGGCACTCATGCCTCTTTTCGCTGTTTTACTTTCCTGTGTTTCAGAAGAGGAAAATTTGGACGTAATTTTTGAAGAAGATCTCGATAAAATCGAAACCTATATTCAGAATTTCCCGGACGAATACATGAAAAAAGAAGAAATAGAAGGAACAGGTATTGTACTATTGTTTACTGAAGTGGTAGAAGAAGGTGAAGTAGCTGCTTTCAGGGATACTTTGGCAGTTGATTACACAGGAATGTTATTGGACGGTACGGTGTTTGACTCTTCCATTGAGCAAACGGCAAGGGACAATGGGCTCTATAGCGAATCCAGAACTTACGAACCTTATGAATTAGTGCTAGGAGTTTCAAGTGTTATCCAAGGTTGGCACGGGGCACTTTCTCTAATGAAAGAAGGAGAAAAAGCTACGGCACTTATTCCTTCCTATTATGGTTATGGAAGTCAGGCTGCAGGTTCTATCCCACCAAACTCGGTGTTGGTTTTTGAGTTAGACCTGACCGAAATCAGACCTTATCAACCTTAAACAAATAGCTAAAGGATGAGTATGAAGCAATTTATAATTATTTTCTGCGTGGCCATAATTAGTTTTTCTTGTGATAACAATTTGAGTGGCTATGGCTACCCAAGCTATGACTCGGAAGGGAATTTAGCCATTGACAGGGAAAAAATTGACACCTATTTAGAAACTGCTCAATATGACAGTCTTTATAGGATTCACGATCCTTCGGGAGTGGTAGTCATAGTGACAGAAGAAGGAACCGGATCTAGGCCTGTTTCAGGGAATGTGGTTTATACCAATTATACCGGTTATTTGTTGGATGGGACTGTTTTTGACTCCAACCTTGAAGACGTGGCCATAGAAAATGACATTTATGATGAAGACAGAAATTATGATATATTTTCTTTCTTCCTTGGGCAAAGTACTTCTAATGGTGGAGCCATTCAAGGTTTTACTTTAGGGTTTCAGAGAATTAGAAGTGGCGCAAAAGCCACCATTATCATCCCATCTCCCTATGCCTATCAAGACAATGAGAACGTCGCAAGGGTTCCGGCCAACTCAGTATTGGTATTTGATGTTGATTTCCTAGGAATGGATTAAACCCGAAAGATGCAATAAAAAATCTATTACGAATCCGGGGTACCCCCTTATATATGGTAAAAGGCCGGTGGAAGTTTTCCACCGGCCTTTTTATCATTATTGAATTGTCTTGCTTTTAAGATTTTGCACTATAATTCGGTGCTTCTCTTGTTATGTTGATGTCATGGGGATGTGACTCCCTTACACCGGCAGAAGTAATTTTGACAAATTTTCCTTTCTCTCTGAGGTCATCAATGGTTGCAGTTCCGCAATACCCCATACCTGCTTGTAAACCACCCACCATTTGGTAAAGGACCTCTGAAACCAGGCCTTTGAAAGCTATTCGTCCCACGATACCTTCTGGCACCAGTTTTTTAATATTCTCTTCAGCATCTTGGAAATAACGATCTTTGGACCCTGATTCCATGGCTTCCAATGATCCCATTCCTCGGTAAGATTTAAATTTCCTACCGTCAAAGATAATGATCTCCCCGGGTGCTTCCTCCGTTCCCGCGAGGATAGAACCAATCATTACTGAAGCAGCGCCGGCAGCCAAGGCTTTAACGATATCTCCTGAATATCGAATTCCTCCATCTGCTATCACTGGCACATCTCTTCCTTTCAAAGCATTTGAACATTCCATGACAGCGGACAGTTGAGGCATACCCACACCGGCAATCACCCTAGTGGTACAAATACTACCCGGCCCAACGCCAACTTTCACACCATCAGCACCTGCATCTGCCAAAGCGATGGCTGCTTCTGCAGTGGCGATGTTCCCTACAATCACATCGAGGTCAGGGAAAATGGTTTTGATCTTTTTGCAAGTTTCAATAACTCCCTTAGAATGCCCATGTGCGGTATCAATACTTATAACATCTACACCTGCATTGACCAAGGCCTCTACTCTTTGCTCAATATCAGCAGTAACACCTACTGCAGCACCTACACGTAAACGGCCAAAACTATCTTTACACGCATGAGGTTTATCTCTACGTTTTAGGATATCCTTATACGTAATTAAGCCGGTCAACTTATAGTCTTCATCTACTATAGGCAGCTTTTCGATTTTGTATTCTTGGAGAACTTCTTCCGCTTCTTCTAACGTAATCCCTGCTTTTGCAGTGATTAGGTTTTCCATGGTCATGATCTCCTTAACCGGTCGACTTAGGTCCTTGATAAATCGTAAATCCCTATTGGTGATGATTCCTTTGAGAAACCTGTTATCGTCTACAACTGGAATCCCTCCAATATTGTATTCACTCATAATGGCTTCAGCGTCTTTTACCTTTGCATCGATGTCCAAGGTAATGGGATCCAGAATCATTCCACTCTGAGATCTTTTAACCTTTCTAACCTGGGCTGCCTGCTTTTCGATGGTCATGTTTTTGTGAATAAAACCCAGCCCGCCTTCTAAGGCAATGGCAATGGCCAATTCAGCTTCAGTAACAGTGTCCATGGCTGCAGAAACCAAAGGAATTTCCAATTGAATGTTTTTGGTAAGGCGCGTAAAAGTAGAGGTGTCGCGGGGAAGTACCTCGGAATATCCAGGTACTAAAAGCACATCGTCATAGGTGAGTGCTTCGAAGAGAAATTTATCTGTGTTTGGATTCATGGCAAATGGTTAAATACCCTATTTGCCCGTCAAAGATACAATGAATTTAATATGCGAATCAATTATTTTCTAAAAAAAATGTTAAAAAAATAAAATTTGTCTCTGCTAAAAGGAATAATCTTTGGAGGCTATATTATTCCAAATCTCTTACCGCCCTTGCCAAAGCTGCACTTATGCCTTTCATTCCTTGATCATTTGGATGAGAGGCCACGGCTTGATTTTCGAATTTCCCAATAGCCATATTATCAGGATCTGATCCTAAGTCACTAATATCAACTACCTTCCATAAATTTTTATTGGCCACATGAATCAATTGCTCATTGACAAGTGGTCTTGGCCAAAAAGTAGTCGTCACAATATATTTTGTATCCTCCCTTCCAAGATAAAAGGCAAATTCTTCAAGGGCCTCGGCCAAATTCCAGTTTGCAATTTCCTCATCTTGAATATTTTCACCTAACCTTATGATAATTATATCAGCTTGAAAGACTTTCAAGTGTTCATATTGATCGTAGTCTATAGTTTCAAAACCTCTTTCAAAGGGATATACATTCTCCCGGATCATGTCCAATTCAGCAGTGTGTTTTTGTAAATCTGCTTTTAATAGTGAAAAATAATCCTGGTCGGGACCGCTGGCAGCCATGCCCCAATTGGCATTCCAACCTATGGAAGAATCAGGTGGGTGGATGGTGATACTATTGCCTATCACCAATATTCTTTGTGAGGGAAGAGGTTTTTCACTTGTCTCACATGATACTATTACTAAAATTAGCCCTAGTAATAATGACCTCATTATTTTTTCTTTCTCAATTTGGCAATATAAAACCCATCAAAGCCACTTTCATGGGAAAGCACCTGGGTTTCTTCCATGAGTTCAAATTGCTGACCATTTTCACTGTTTAGAAAAGCCTCCACTTGCTTGTGGTTTTCTGAGGGAAGGATACTACAAGTTGCATAGATCATGATTCCACCCGGTTTGAGCATGGAAGGATACTGAAACAGGATTTCTTTCTGTAAGGACTCCACCTTGGCTATGGATTCAGGATTAAGCTTCCACTTGGTATCCGGATTTCGCTTCAAAACTCCTAAGCCTGAACAAGGAACGTCTAATAACAAGCGGTCAGCACTTTCATGAAGCCTTTTAATGGTTTTGCTACTCTCAATAGCTTTCGTTTCCATTATTGAAATTCCGGCTCTTCTGGCTCTCAATTTGGCATTTTTCAATTTCCAAGCTTCTGTATCCATAGCCAATATTCGGCCTTTATTCTCCATTAAGGCCGCTAGATGTAAGGCTTTGCCCCCTGCTCCCGAACAAGCATCAATCACCCTCATTCCCGGCTCCACTTCCAAAGCTGCCGCAACCATTTGGGAGGAAGCATCCTGCACCTCAAATAACCCCTCTTTAAATAGCGGTGTGCGAAACACATTTTTTCGCTTCAATAAAACCAATGCATCGGGGTATTCTTTAGGAATATATGCCTTTATTTCCAGCTCCTCCAATTTAATTTTAAGCTCGGTCCTAGGCGTCTTAAGCGTATTGGCTCGCAATACTACCTGCGCTTGCTCATTTAGACTGGCCAATTCGGGCTCCCAACTATCACCCAATTGCGCAGCTCCCATTTCATCCAACCAATCGGGTATAGACTGCAATACGGCACGGTCTTCTATTTTAGACCTGTGCTGTCTAATTCTCTCTCCATTGATCCCTTTAAACTCTCTCCAATCGGGCAGGACCCTGTCATGCAACACCCAATAGGTGCCGAACCAATGGTAATAATCATTTGAAGGACTCAATTTCTCAATTAGCCTTTTCCATCGAACGATCTCATATACACTTTCTGCAATAAATGCCCTGTCTCTGGCCCCCCATTTAGGATTCGATCGCAAAACTTTTTCTATTACTTTGTCAGCGTAATGGTTATTGTCAAATATTTCTTCCAACGCTTTGACCACTGCGTTAACTGTATTTGGAAAGAGCTTCATATAGGCATTTTTAATTTAGCCACAAATATAGAAAATATGTACGGGGAATCTGGTCAAGAAGCATAAGAGGAGTTGGCAGAAGATGGATATTTTGGTATTTTTGCCACTATGGGAGAAAAAAAATGCCCAAATTGTGGTAAATGGACCGAATGGAATCAAAAACTGACAGATACCTGTGAGCATTGCGGCGAAATTCTCGGAAAGGAAGAATTAGCTTTCGAAGAAAAAAGAGCGGCTCAAAAAAAAGTCAATGAAGAACAGTGGATTTTCTTTATCAAGGAAAGTGACAGTGCCTTTGTAAAGAAATCAAAAATAATAGGCAATTTCTTTTATAGCCTTTATATCACCATCATCACAATAATTGCTTGGCTGATAGCAGCCTTGCCCGGATAATGTCTGTGCTCAAAAATCCCTTCTTCTGGATTCCATGTATACTATTTTGGGCCAATCAATACCTTGAAAAAATTAAAGGCTTGTTTTTACCATTTTTGCACAGTTATCTGGATGACCTTCTGGCCATACCGGTAGTCCTTGGCATAACCTTGCAAGCGTTTAGATGGATGCACCAAGACCATCAACAAATGATCTTCACAAAAAAGCAAATCATCATTGGCCTGATATATTTTGGTCTTTTATTCGAAGGGTTACTACCTGCTTGGTCTTTGGTGTATGTTCGAGACCCTATGGATTTGGTCTGCTATTCTATTGGGGCAATTTATTTTTGGTTTTTCATCAATAAAAAAGGGGTCGATAATCGAATTATAAAATGAATTTAAGAGAAATATACAAGGCATATGTAAACCAACTAACCTCCCTTTATCCGGATACTGAAGCGCGCAGTTTGGTAATGTGGCTCTTTGAAGCCTATTTGTCTGTGGATCGTAAAGATGTGTTGAATAACCAACCCATTCTACAAATTCCGGAAGCCTTACAGAACGCCATGAATAAACTAATGGCTGGAGAACCTATACAATACATATTGGAAAAAGCACCATTTTATGGAAGAGAATTCAGAGTCGGCCCCGGTGTACTGATTCCAAGAAATGAAACCGAAGAACTGGTCCAACTGATCCTGCAAAACCATAAGGGGAAAATGAAAGTCCTTGACCTTGGGACAGGTTCAGGTTGCATTGCCATAACATTAGCACTTGAGTGGGCAGAAGCGGAGGTATCCGGACTAGACATCAGTGAGCAGGCTTTGGCGGTAGCCAATGAAAATGCAGCAAAATATGCAGCAAAACTCAATTTTATAAAAGCAGATGTTTTGCAAAAGGATCTAAACCTGGAAAAATTTGACTTAATGGTCAGTAATCCTCCCTATGTTTTGGAAAAAGAACGTACCCTAATGCAAGCCAATGTTCTGAAACATGAGCCGGAATTGGCCTTGTTTGTACCCGACGAGGACCCCTTGCGCTTCTATAAAGCCATCTGCCTCCACGCCAAAGAATCCCTCCATCCTAATGGTTTCTTGTATTTTGAGATCAATGAAGCCTTTGGCCCGGAGGTCGTTTCCATGATGAACAGTGAAGGCTTTGGAGAAGTGCGGCTCGTTCAGGACATCAACGGAAAGGATCGAATCGTCTATGGACAAGTCCAACAAACAGAATCATAATATTTAATAAAATTCATGTTTTACGGACCAATGAAAAAGAAGTTATTGTTCGTTTGGATTAAAAAATTGATCGAACTATACCAAGGTCCCAATCCAAAACGAATCATTGCTGCTAAAAGTATGGAAGCCCTCTTCAAGCTCCAAGAAGGTAGTATATTGGATGCGAAAAACGTTTGAGCCGGAAGCCGATTGATGTTCTATAAATTGCCCTTCAGCGCCATGCACCTGTATGGGAGCTTCGGGAAACCATTTTTTTATTTTTCCTTTTTTAGCCGGAAAATACCTTATCCCATTTTGAAAAAATACGATATCCAAATTTAATAGCTGAGGAACCAACTCACCAATACGCAAGGGGTCAAAATTCAAGATATTTACCGCATGATGTTTTTTTTCCCTAAGGTAGTCGAGGCCGACTTCTAAGAAAGCCTCTTCATCGGAGGTAATAAATATAACCGGATGCTGCTCCTCAAGCAAGGAAAGATTGGCATTCTGAAATTCTTTTGTGGCCAAGATCCCATCAATTTTAATACCCAAGGACATGATTTTTTGTACATTGTTTTGGGTAACCAGCACAGTAGGTACCCATTCGAGTAGGGAAGAAAGTATTTCCGTATCTTCAATGGTTTCAAGCAACAGAAGCAAAGCCGGTTCTTGTTGGTCTTTTACAAAATGGTGAGAGGACATAAGGTCTTAAAAAAGGCTGAATTGAATTATTTTAACGGGTTAGGCAGGCAAATCAATTACTTTCTCGGGCAAGTTACTGAATAGCAATGATAAAATATTGGTAGCTCGCCAATTATTCAAAACACGGCCTAAAAGCTTTGAAAACAATCATTTTCACCAATTTGTTAATGCTAAGGTTTATATAGTTCATTAATAGGATATTTTTTATAATTTTGGCCGTTCGCCTT of the Cyclobacterium marinum DSM 745 genome contains:
- a CDS encoding magnesium citrate secondary transporter, whose translation is MFLPFLHSYLDDLLAIPVVLGITLQAFRWMHQDHQQMIFTKKQIIIGLIYFGLLFEGLLPAWSLVYVRDPMDLVCYSIGAIYFWFFINKKGVDNRIIK
- a CDS encoding RsmB/NOP family class I SAM-dependent RNA methyltransferase; amino-acid sequence: MKLFPNTVNAVVKALEEIFDNNHYADKVIEKVLRSNPKWGARDRAFIAESVYEIVRWKRLIEKLSPSNDYYHWFGTYWVLHDRVLPDWREFKGINGERIRQHRSKIEDRAVLQSIPDWLDEMGAAQLGDSWEPELASLNEQAQVVLRANTLKTPRTELKIKLEELEIKAYIPKEYPDALVLLKRKNVFRTPLFKEGLFEVQDASSQMVAAALEVEPGMRVIDACSGAGGKALHLAALMENKGRILAMDTEAWKLKNAKLRARRAGISIMETKAIESSKTIKRLHESADRLLLDVPCSGLGVLKRNPDTKWKLNPESIAKVESLQKEILFQYPSMLKPGGIMIYATCSILPSENHKQVEAFLNSENGQQFELMEETQVLSHESGFDGFYIAKLRKKK
- the prmC gene encoding peptide chain release factor N(5)-glutamine methyltransferase, translating into MNLREIYKAYVNQLTSLYPDTEARSLVMWLFEAYLSVDRKDVLNNQPILQIPEALQNAMNKLMAGEPIQYILEKAPFYGREFRVGPGVLIPRNETEELVQLILQNHKGKMKVLDLGTGSGCIAITLALEWAEAEVSGLDISEQALAVANENAAKYAAKLNFIKADVLQKDLNLEKFDLMVSNPPYVLEKERTLMQANVLKHEPELALFVPDEDPLRFYKAICLHAKESLHPNGFLYFEINEAFGPEVVSMMNSEGFGEVRLVQDINGKDRIVYGQVQQTES